The Myotis daubentonii chromosome 9, mMyoDau2.1, whole genome shotgun sequence genome has a segment encoding these proteins:
- the THAP12 gene encoding 52 kDa repressor of the inhibitor of the protein kinase isoform X2, producing MDSGKEKGKDILCRVDETSEQEQKHKEINNTNAQNSNIEGGEEQDEDILPLTLEEKENKEYLKSLFEILILMGKQNIPLDGHEADEIPEGLFTPDNFQALLECRINSGEEVLRKRFETTAVNTLFCSKAQQKQMLEICESCIREETLREVRDSHFFSIITDDVVDIAGEEHLPVLVRFVDEAHNLREEFVGFLPYEADAEILAMKFHTTITEKWGLNMEYCRGQAYIVSSGFSSKMKVVASRLLEKYPQAVYTLCSSCALNMWLAKSVPVMGVSVALGTIEEVCSFFHRSPQLLLELDSVISVLFQNNEERGKELKEICHSQWTGRHDAFEILVDLLQALVLCLDGINNDTNIRWNNCIAGRAFVLCSAVTDFDFVVTIVVLKNVLSFTRAFGKNLQGQTSDVFFAASSLTAVLHSLNEVMENIEVYHEFWFEEATNLATKLDIQMKLPGKFRRAQQGNLESQLTSESYYKEALSVPTVEHIIQELKDIFSEQHLKALKCLSLVPSVMGQLKFNTSEEHHADMYRSDLPNPDTLSAELHCWRIKWKHRGKDIELPSTIYEALHLPDIKFFPNVYALLKVLCILPVMKVENERYENGRKRLKAYLRNTLTDQRSSNLALLNINFDIKHDLDLMVDTYIKLYTTKSELPTDNSETIENT from the exons atgGATTCAGgcaaagaaaaagggaaggataTTCTTTGCAGAG TTGACGAAACTTCTGAACAGGAACAAAAACATAAAGAGATCAACAACACCAATGCTCAGAACTCCAATATAGAAGGGGGTGAAGAACAGGATGAAGACATTTTACCTTTAACCCTTgaggagaaggaaaacaaagaatacttaaaatctttatttgaaattttgattCTTATGGGAAAACAAAACATACCTTTAGATGGACATGAAGCTGATGAAATCCCAGAAGGTCTCTTTACTCCTGATAACTTTCAGGCACTGTTGGAGTGCCGGATAAATTCTGGTGAAGAGGTTCTGAGAAAGCGCTTTGAGACAACAGCAGTCAACACACTGTTCTGTTCAAAAGCACAGCAGAAACAGATGCTAGAGATCTGTGAGAGCTGCATTCGGGAAGAAACGCTCAGGGAAGTGAGAGACTCTCACTTCTTTTCGATTATCACTGACGACGTAGTGGACATAGCAGGGGAAGAGCACCTGCCCGTGTTGGTGAGGTTTGTTGACGAAGCTCATAACCTGCGAGAGGAATTTGTGGGTTTTCTGCCTTATGAAGCTGATGCCGAAATTTTGGCTATGAAATTTCACACTACGATAACTGAGAAGTGGGGATTAAACATGGAATATTGTCGTGGCCAGGCTTACATTGTGTCCAGTGGATTTTCTTCCAAAATGAAAGTTGTTGCTTCTAGACTTTTGGAGAAATATCCCCAAGCTGTCTACACACTCTGCTCTTCCTGTGCCTTAAATATGTGGTTGGCAAAATCGGTGCCTGTTATGGGAGTGTCGGTTGCGTTAGGAACAATTGaggaagtttgttcttttttccatCGATCACCACAACTGCTTTTAGAGCTTGACAGTGTAATTTCTGTCCTCTTTCAGAACAATGAAGAAAGGGGTAAAGAACTGAAGGAAATTTGCCATTCTCAGTGGACAGGCAGGCATGATGCTTTTGAAATTTTAGTGGACCTCCTACAAGCACTTGTTTTATGTTTAGATGgtataaataatgatacaaataTTAGATGGAATAACTGTATAGCGGGCCGAGCATTTGTACTCTGTAGTGCAGTAACAGATTTTGATTTCGTTGTTACCATTGTCGTTCTTAAAAATGTTCTATCTTTTACAAGAGCCTTTGGGAAAAATCTCCAGGGTCAGACCTCTGATGTCTTTTTTGCAGCCAGTAGCTTGACTGCGGTGCTGCATTCACTAAATGAAGTGATGGAAAATATTGAAGTTTATCATGAATTTTGGTTTGAGGAAGCCACCAATTTGGCAACCAAACTTGATATTCAGATGAAGCTCCCTGGGAAATTCCGCAGAGCTCAGCAAGGGAACCTGGAATCTCAGCTGACCTCTGAGAGTTACTATAAAGAAGCTCTAAGTGTTCCAACAGTGGAACACATTATTCAGGAACTGAAAGATATATTCTCAGAACAGCACCTCAAAGCTCTTAAATGCTTATCTCTGGTCCCCTCTGTCATGGGACAGCTCAAATTCAATACATCGGAGGAGCACCATGCTGACATGTACAGAAGCGACTTACCCAATCCTGATACACTCTCAGCTGAGCTGCATTGTTGGAGAATCAAGTGGAAACACAGAGGAAAAGATATAGAGCTTCCATCCACCATTTATGAAGCCCTCCACCTGCCAGACATCAAGTTTTTTCCTAATGTTTATGCATTGTTGAAGGTCCTATGTATTCTTCCTGTGATGAAGGTTGAGAATGAACGCTATGAAAATGGGCGAAAGCGTCTCAAAGCATACCTGAGGAACACTTTGACAGACCAAAGGTCAAGTAACTTAGCTTTGCTTAACATAAATTTTGATATAAAACATGATTTGGATTTAATGGTGGACACATATATCAAACTCTATACAACTAAGTCAGAGCTTCCTACAGATAATTCCGAAACTATCGAAAATACCTGA